From the genome of Fibrobacter sp. UWB5:
GGCATGACGGACTTCTTCCGCGTCGACGAAGTGGTGCGCGAAGAAAAGCTGAAACGCGGATTCTCGGCAAACCCGGTAATGGACAGACTCGAAGGCGGCGTGACCTCCAAAGTCTACACGCACGCTGTAGAAACCGCCCGCAAGTCCATGCACAAGTTCAAGCTGTACGAACACCACGCCGACTGCGTGGAACTCAAGGACTACGTCTCCGATATCATCGACCCCACCTACAACACGGGTGAAGGCTGGATGATTCCGGGCGAAATCCTGTACAACTCGAAGCACGGAATCAACAGCTACATCATTCTGCAGCCGTTCGCATGCCTTGCCAACCACATCTCTGGTCGTGGCCTTACCAAGGCCGTGAAGGAACGTTGCCCGCACATCCAGGTGCTGAGCCTCGACTACGACCCGGATACGAGTTTCGCGAACATCGAAAACCGCCTGCAGATGCTCATTATCAACGCACGTGAACTAGAAAAAGCAAATCAAGCCTAACCCCAATTAAGTAATACATGCTCAACGTCTCTAATGTCAGTCTTCAATACGGTAGCCGCGTCCTCTTCAAGGAAGTGAACCTTTCCTTCAAGCGCGGCAACTGCTACGGAGTCATCGGTGCCAACGGCGCCGGAAAATCTACGTTCCTGAAAATCCTTTCGGGCGAACTCGAACCCAACACCGGTGAAGTCACCAAGGACCCGGGCGAACGTATCGCCGTCCTGAAGCAGGACCACTTTGCCTACGAACAGAATACGGTTCTTGAAACCGTGATGATGGGCTACCCCGAACTCTACGAACTCGGCAAGAAGCGCGACGAACTCTACGCGCTCCCCGAAATGACCGAAGAACAGGGCATGCAGGCCATGGAAATCGAAACCCGTTTCGGCGAAATCGGCGGCTACGAAGCTGATTCCAACGCCGCGGTGCTTTTGAAGGGCCTCGGCATTCCCGAAGAATTCCACTACAGCCTCATGGCAGACTTGGACGGCGGCCAGAAAATCCGCGTGCTCCTAGCCCAGGCTCTGTTCGGCAACCCGGACATTCTTCTGCTTGACGAACCGACGAACCACTTGGATCTGGAAACCGTCGGCTGGCTTGAAGACTACCTCGAACGCTTTGAAAACATCGTGATCGTGGTGAGCCATGACCGTCACTTCCTCAATGCGGTCTGCACCCACACTTGCGATATCGACTACGGCAAGATCAACATCTATGGCGGTAACTACGAATTCTGGTATGCAGCTAGCCAGCTCGCCCAGAAGCAGCGCAAGGACCAGAACCGCCGCGCCGAAGAAAAGATCGAAGAATTGAAGGCGTTCATCCGCCGCTTCGCCTCTAACGCAGCCAAGGCCAAGCAGGCCACCAGCCGTAAGAAGCTCCTCGACAAGATGACCGTTGAAGAAATGCCGGCTTCCAGCCGTAAATTCCCGTGGGTCAACTTCAAGATGGACCGCGAACCGGGCAAAATCGTGCTCGAAGTCAAGAACGCCACCATCGATGGCGGCGACGGCATTATCTGCAAGAACCTGAACTTCAGCCTCAATAGCGGCGATAAGGTCGCTCTCGTTGGCGAATACGACACGCTTAAGACGGCTTTCTTCCAGCTCATCGCCGAAGAAACCAAGGCCGACGAAGGCGTACTCAAGTGGGGCAACACCATTAGCTACAGCTACTTCCCGAAGAACAACGACGCCTACTTCGGCACGGACCTCTCCCTCGTGGATTGGCTGCGCCAGTATAGCAAGGAACAGGATGAAACCTTCATCCGCGGATTCCTCGGCCGTATGCTCTTTACCGGCGAAGAAGCCCTCAAGAGCGCCAACGTGCTTAGCGGTGGCGAAAAGGTGCGCTGCATGCTCTCCAAGATGATGCTTGCAAACGCCAACTGCCTGCTCCTCGATGAACCGACCGCCCACCTCGACTTGGAAGCCATCACGGCCCTCAACAACGGCCTCACCGCATTCCAGGGCCCGATTATCTTCTGCTCTCAGGACCACGAATTCGTGCAGACGATTGCAAACCGCGTACTCGAACTGACTCCGAACGGCGTCATCGACCGCAGCATCACCTTCGACGAATGGCTTGAAACCAAGAAGAAAAAGAAATAGTTGGTAGAGCTTAGAACTTAGACAACAAAACGTCCCGCTCGGTTAAACCCAGCGGGACTTTTTTCAGACAACCAATTATCTATTTCCACTATCGCGTCACGATCACACGGTTTGCAAACAGGACCTTTTTACCGTTATCGACGCGCACGAAGTAGCTACCCTTCGCCTTCACCAGATCCTTGACCGGAATTGTCGTAGAACTGCTGTAATAGCGGCTATAAAGCTTCTTGCCGCGCATGTCGAACACGCTCACGCGGGCAGCGCTTGCATTCAGGCGGAGTTCCAGATTCCCGTGGCTATAGCCGACAGAAGCGTCTGCCACCGTTTTTGCAGCCGGAGCAACCTTTGTCGTGCCGTCGGAATTGGACGTACCCATTTCCCAATTGCTCGGCACACGGGCAGCAATACCACGACCCGCCGTACTCATGTACACCACGCCGTAGGTATTCATGTCGCCCATGACGAACTCGCCATTTGCAAGGCCGCCGTATTCGTGTCCGTCGTCATTCACGCGAGTCCAGGTTTTACCCTTGTCATCGGAGCCGAATACGCCCGTCACTTTACCGACTGTTGCGAAAACGTAAATCGCCGGATAGCCGCCCTTTTCCTTGGGTGCGCCATAACCCACCGCTTCGCAGTAACCGACACCTTCAACCGCAGCCCAAGTGGCACCGCCATCGGTTGAATGCAACAGCTTTCCACTAGCGGGCGTACCATTCGACGGATCCTGAATAGCGACAGGCAGCCACAAGTCGCCCTCGTAGCCCGGAATGGCACGGAATTTCTTGAACGCGCTTTCGCCAGGTGTACCCACCGCCTTGAAGCTTGCGCCCGCATCGGAACTCTTATAGAACTTGCCGTCCGCCTTGGTATAGGCGTAGAACACGTCGTCGTTTTCAGGGTCGCCCACCACAAAAGCAGAGTTGTCGATACCCGTTACCTTTTCCCAAGTCGTGCCGTTGTAATTGCGATAGACATCGGTCGTTCCTTCCATCGGAACCCAGATGGTGTAAGTACCTTTTGCCGAAAGAGCTACCGTGCCCTTAGCGGCCTTTTCGTCAGGTCCTGTATAAGTTTCCACCGTCCAAGTCTTACCCGAGTCAAGCGAATACTGCACCGGGGCAATGGGAATTGCATTGTACAGGCCTTCATAGGCACGCTTGTCAGCCACCTTTGCAAGCTTACCGCTCTTGGGAGCGTAAGCGAGGCCCTGCGTCGTACCCAACGATACATAATCGCCGCCAACATTCGTCTTGTGCCTGAATGCCGGATATTTTGCGATGTCATCGTGACGGAATCCGTCGTAGTCACCGATAATCGAAACCATCGGGCCGCCCGGAATGCTCACCACTTCAAAGGGCACCGTTTCTTCAACACCATGCGCCGAAAAATGCCACACCTGATTCATAGTGAGTTGCGGTTCTTCCCAAGAATTCTCCGCTTCCTTGTACACATAATCGCTCAGGTTGTCGCAGCGGAAAATGCCGTTACCCGAAGTCACAAAGACGCGGTTGTTGTCGAACGGATCCATGGCAACGCTACCGGACCAGTGAATAGAACCGTTATGCATCCAGCCAATTCCGTTGGCATCCATTTGCTTGGTCGTCGGATACACACCGCCTTCCATCCAGTAATACTTGAAGCTTGCAATCCAGGTTTTGCCGCCATCGGTCGTGTGGTAAATGTTAGTACCCCACTGGTCGCTCCATTTGCCGCTGGTATCGCTCGTGGCCGTGTACCAGAACTGCGGGCCTCGATAGCCTTCGGTGGTCACCACCATTTCGTTTGCATTTTTCGGATTGATGGCTATGCCACCATAAGGGGCAATGTAGGGGTAATATTCTTCGCAAGTCTTGCCGGTGCCGCCAGCGGCTTCGCAGTCGACCATGCCTTTCACGTCTACCTTGTCATACTTGGCATCGCCGCCCTCGTCCAAGAAGTTTTCAGGAGAAACGTCGGACCAAGTCGCCGACGCCACATCAAGCTGCAGCACCGCACCGCGACCAAAGCCGTCGTA
Proteins encoded in this window:
- a CDS encoding ABC-F family ATP-binding cassette domain-containing protein; its protein translation is MLNVSNVSLQYGSRVLFKEVNLSFKRGNCYGVIGANGAGKSTFLKILSGELEPNTGEVTKDPGERIAVLKQDHFAYEQNTVLETVMMGYPELYELGKKRDELYALPEMTEEQGMQAMEIETRFGEIGGYEADSNAAVLLKGLGIPEEFHYSLMADLDGGQKIRVLLAQALFGNPDILLLDEPTNHLDLETVGWLEDYLERFENIVIVVSHDRHFLNAVCTHTCDIDYGKINIYGGNYEFWYAASQLAQKQRKDQNRRAEEKIEELKAFIRRFASNAAKAKQATSRKKLLDKMTVEEMPASSRKFPWVNFKMDREPGKIVLEVKNATIDGGDGIICKNLNFSLNSGDKVALVGEYDTLKTAFFQLIAEETKADEGVLKWGNTISYSYFPKNNDAYFGTDLSLVDWLRQYSKEQDETFIRGFLGRMLFTGEEALKSANVLSGGEKVRCMLSKMMLANANCLLLDEPTAHLDLEAITALNNGLTAFQGPIIFCSQDHEFVQTIANRVLELTPNGVIDRSITFDEWLETKKKKK
- a CDS encoding T9SS type A sorting domain-containing protein; its protein translation is MAAAAFSQAATAEFNWSNVSMGGGGFVSAVIASPVDKGLFYARTDVGGAYRWNESTARWESMMDWVDVSERGLLGIEAIAVDPQESGVVYMVAGTSYWNSGRTAFLRSKDKGESWEVIYTWDEDGTKGTKVARFGAHGNGMGRGNGEALAVDPNDSKIMFYGSKNKGLWKSTDNGSSWSHVDAWTKAAGSDTTWNGSGFSFVQYAPGSSKVLYAGFLREGTTAKGTFENVFTSTDGGASWQALPIPDSLRSTAGGSMVRLMPQRAVISGDGKTMTVTFADGAGPHSMMWDEGWGMIYDGFGRGAVLQLDVASATWSDVSPENFLDEGGDAKYDKVDVKGMVDCEAAGGTGKTCEEYYPYIAPYGGIAINPKNANEMVVTTEGYRGPQFWYTATSDTSGKWSDQWGTNIYHTTDGGKTWIASFKYYWMEGGVYPTTKQMDANGIGWMHNGSIHWSGSVAMDPFDNNRVFVTSGNGIFRCDNLSDYVYKEAENSWEEPQLTMNQVWHFSAHGVEETVPFEVVSIPGGPMVSIIGDYDGFRHDDIAKYPAFRHKTNVGGDYVSLGTTQGLAYAPKSGKLAKVADKRAYEGLYNAIPIAPVQYSLDSGKTWTVETYTGPDEKAAKGTVALSAKGTYTIWVPMEGTTDVYRNYNGTTWEKVTGIDNSAFVVGDPENDDVFYAYTKADGKFYKSSDAGASFKAVGTPGESAFKKFRAIPGYEGDLWLPVAIQDPSNGTPASGKLLHSTDGGATWAAVEGVGYCEAVGYGAPKEKGGYPAIYVFATVGKVTGVFGSDDKGKTWTRVNDDGHEYGGLANGEFVMGDMNTYGVVYMSTAGRGIAARVPSNWEMGTSNSDGTTKVAPAAKTVADASVGYSHGNLELRLNASAARVSVFDMRGKKLYSRYYSSSTTIPVKDLVKAKGSYFVRVDNGKKVLFANRVIVTR